ATAATAACTGATTAGCCTACCCACTGTTGTACTTTGTTAAATGTTGTTTTTATATCACTTCCATGTACACCTTGTTCCATGACGGTTCTAATAATAGCATAGTATGATTCTTTTATTGCTCTAAATTCTTTTTGTTCTCTTCCTAACATTTAGTTGAACtgttaataaatttatgaaatgcTCTGCTGCTAAATTTTTGTCTGATTTTTGAAATGCACATTTTTCAGACTAGGGGCTTTCTTGACATTAGAGATACCGTTCGATGTGTTGAACTTGCCATTGCAAACCCTGCAAACCCTGGGGAGTTCCGAGTCTTCAATCAATTCACTGAGCAGTTCAAAGTCAGTGAACTTGCCAACCTTGTTACAAAAGCTGGTGAGAAGCTAGGCCTTGATGTAAAAACTATGTCTGTGCCTAACCCAAGAGTGGAGTTAGAGGAGCATTACTACAACTGCAAGAACACTAAACTCATTGATCTGGGACTGAAACCACACTTTCTTTCGGATTCTCTCCTTGACTCGCTTCTCAACTTTACTGTTCAGTACAAAGATCGCGTTGACACGAAACAAATCATGCCTGGCGTTTCTTGGAGAAAAGTTGGGGTCAAAACAAAAACTGTTCCAGCCTAAGAAGGTGGGTTCATTGCTGCTGGTGTAACTTCATCAGGCATGATGGCTCTTACTTGTGATTAGATTATGCTGCATTGATTTGAATATTTTAAATTGAGATATTGTAGGATTTGTATGCTATCCAATCCAAGGAATGATGCATCTTTGTGAAACCTTCATACCTTAATGTAGATTAGAGTTTATTGTTTCAACCTTGAAAGTGCTTTTCCACAGCCATATCCGCAGCTAGAGTTAGGTACTGCTCTTGTGTTTTCTGTTTGAGCATTTGGAAGTATATGTACACATACTGGTTTACTTATAACAGTACATCATATGTGTAAAACGTCGGGATACAAAACAAGTAAACAACTGCATATGGACATAAGTGTATGAAAAATAACCGAGTCTCTATGTTTTTCAGTAGAGtaaaattaagtttgatataaTTAAGTTTAAAAGTTTTTATCGAAAAACTTCGCGCTTGCAAGAGCAAGCATGAATTTGGCAAGGACATGACTGGTAGTGGGTGAAAGAGGAAGAACTGATGAGTCTTTTAATTCTTTGAAGAAGTGAGGCTGAATCAACATCCGCCATGGCGGAGATTTCAGCGATGGTATCAAATCAGAATCATTTCTCGCCCGGTCTTGTTTAGatattttctttgtttgattCTCCCTCGTGGTAGGAATTCTTTTATTTATTCTAGTGTTTCTTTCAATATTTTAGGTCATTTTTTGTTCTAGATGTTTTTAGCTCTATTTCATGGTTATATTGTTGAGAAAGAGtttcttctaattttttttggcttttgattttattttctgtCATCGCAACTCAATGAAAAAGAAGGGGAAGGGAAATTGAAATGGTGTGTTTACATGTGCTCTAATGTAGTCCAGCAGAGATGAAGCACCAATTTGCTTGTAGGGTTCAGGGACAATTTTGGGAGAAATGTTCATAGAACAGAAATAACATTATTTATTATACACACATTCTGTCCTACATCAGCCACAAAAATTAGACtgttattataatttataacaaGAGGCATGTACGAGGGATCATCGTCTACAATTGTAGCCAatgaattattaaaaaaaagtacaaaCAACAGTAGAAGAGCACACCTACGTAGGCAGCAACCAACTCTTATGATCCCAGCTTTATGATTCATAGACACAAGATCAATTCCTTCACTTTGCAGTAGGCTTCAAATTCCACAATAAGCTTGGATTCGGGGATAAGTTTCTCTGATTTTCAGTTTGTCAAAGAAACTAAGGTAGTCATAATGGTCAAATGTTGGTTTATAACGCAAGGGGTGTTGCTCACTCACTAGCTCCTCTGGTATCTCCATCACCTTACTATAACCCTCCATGAAATAAAAGAGTGTAGTCCTTACCCTTCCATCAGTTCAACGTTAGTTtactaacggaggggctgacgtggctttttttattcttttttctgGCATGCCACGTGGATAATAGTAAAACAAATGGAAAAAAGGGGTGGGGGAGGATTTGAACTCGGGACCTAGAAGTAGCAAAACACTCATttaaccagttgagctacatgcataattaatatatattgtacgaaaattaaatttatatcatctccttcatcatcatcaattttatatcctcttctccttcctcctccttctccatcaCAACACACACAGACTCCACAATCTCAAAATCAAATTGATCATCAAATACCTAAAAACACCCAATTGCCAGAAAAATGTAGTTTCATCAGTCATCAGTGTACTGTTAAGTTTTCTAATGCTTGCAACACTTACTGATGATGAACGAGAAGCAAAAACTGATGGGAATGGCATTtagaaaaattcaaaatcaaatccaatTAGGCAATTACCCATGAAagcaaaattcaaaacaaaaaaattaaaaagaaaagggTCATATTGTAAGTGGGTCATAACCATGAATCAGCAGCATAAAGGGGCTAAAACAGGAGCAGTTGTACCGAAATCCGAGAGTGAGCAGTGGTGGTGCTGGGACCAGAAAAggagatgacggtggtggcggAAACAGCGAGGATGTGCGACGACAAAGTGGCAGCGCTGAAACCAGAGAGCAAGTGACGACGACGCGGCGTGGGGTGAAAAACCCGATCCGATCCATTTCTGGAACCGTTCAGGTCATGGTACTGCCACcatggaagaagaggaggaggaagaatgtCATGGTTGGTGAGAGAGAGGAATTGACTCTAAATTTTCAGCGTGTTTCACTGTGgaaattttcccaaaaaattGAAGATGAGTGTGTGCGTGAGTTGGGTGCTTGAGAATTTTGTTTGACTTAGTGGAGGGTGATCTGGTGTGGGAGGGTGCCCTGGAGTGACATTCCAGGTGAGGAAtgtaaagagaagaagaagattggaTAGAGGAAATTGGGGAAGAAAggtaaagagaagaagaagaagaaaggtgaGTGGATGGAACCCTAATTTGGGTTGATTTCAAATTTTGCGTTAGTTTTaggattttttaaaatcaatactGCTCACTCACACACACAATTCTCATGTTTTAGCCCCTTTATGCTGCATTGGAGAGTCTGTGTGTGTTGtgatggagaaggaggaggaaggagaagaggatataaaattgatgatgatgaaggagatgatataaatttaattttcgtacaatatatattatttatgcatgtagctcaactggttaaATGGGTGTTTTGCTACTTCTAGGTCCCGAGTTCAAATCCTCCCCCACCCCTTTTTTCCATTTGTTTTACTATTATCCACGTGGCATgccagaaaaaagaaagaaaaaaaagccacgtcagcccctccgttagtaAACTAACGTTGAACTGACGGAAGGGTAAAGACTACACTCTTTTATTTCATGGAGGgtacaaacgtcgacaaaaTTAGAAGAGGGGTATCATTTGCACGCCCcagaaacatcaggggcacaaaatgcatttaagccaaaAAGAAAATAGTCCCATGGAGTATCTGGTTTGCTTTGCATTCATTACAACCCTGTGTTCACATGGCCTTATCTTGCCATTACTCCACACCTATATAGGCCATCAACAAGACAAATCATTTTCAGATATATAGATTGATTGGATTAAGAATCTCTCATTTCATGTGAAAATATTGTCAAATTAAATATTGTGTCTATCTTTACGAAATAAACATTTATGAGACGCATTAAATTTTTATAAGAAAGGAGAtaaattaaccctaaattaGTAAATTTTAATGTACCATGTGAAATTTCAACATGTTAGAAGATCTTGGATGATCCTGATTTCTGACTGAGATTGATCATTCTTAGAAATTGATAAAATCTAAACTTAAATTATTGTCTAGTTGGAAAAGGAAATTAGTCGGTGGCGTCACCGTCTTTAGCAAACATCGAATGACACCTGCAATTTGTGACAGTTTTTAATCCTTACAAATTGCCAAGTTTTAAATTTGTAGCGATTAAAAATTGCCACAAATTGCACATGTCGTTGTTTGTCACGATAATAGTGTCCACAAATCGCAACCGATTGTAAAATGAACATTACAGGCAATTAATCCAGGTTCATTAATTATACTCACATTGAGTACATCCCCGGCCATGACCACAAAGATGGAGGGTGAGGCATCAACACTGATCCACTCCCCATCTTTCAGTTTGATTTCCAAGCCATCCGCATTATTCAGCTGATGCAATATGGATGTCACGGTCAAGTCCGTGTGAGAATCCAACCCAACATTATCTTCATCCATCTGGGGTGCTCTGTGTTTTAAGCATCGAAGAAGGTAATTGTTTGATTCTAAGAAAGAATCGCATCGTTGCATATCCACACCATAGCTCTCAAACACCATCCTCATGCTCAATCGGTCTAATTCTCCCAATACCTTACTATACTCATTTATCCTTTCACTGCAATCACAATTTAAAACCCTGTTGATCACTCACATGACATATAAGTTTACTAAAAAGAAGGATTAgacgtgtaacaccccgatttcggtggcgtcactttagtaaccaaaagtaaacttaatgcggaaaaacgtgaaatatttttttttcgataataactaagacaagactgaattaaataaaacccaacaataacaataatcagaactaatatacaatatataaacagcccccgctgtagtagtaacctcgtcacgagtaaacctccagtgacggaaagaaaagtgtaacgcccgaaggcaaaaggtacaatccacaagaaaggtcaagtgtctgcaacactgtccctcaaaataagaataagtcagcccagatggcctaaaacaagacctcttaagtccaaccaactctcagtgattcccgtaaaggaaccacacaaaaagctataggtgggaaactaccctgtccccaaagaaaacaaatgatgttcagagctaagactctactcctacactaatcccatctcgaggagctcataccaacactcaatcctacatgctagcgtgatcgtcgtccgaatctgaatccagaacgacctagtctatgtacaccatccgtcctccgctcgctatcgcgatgcgctcctgttccagcatcccaactctagtttcccccgaagggtgaaccgtcgtgaaccagtccgccaaagacatctgacaaagggcgtttgtccgccaaagcacacacagaagacgcgagggtcaactccaaagaattacataaataatagcaccaatagatatatatataagagaatagccacttaggcttatagctagggataacatcctagggttgcatattccataatgaacttaacagcaataataacaattaacatgttccaaataggattaacaaataacaatcacactcgacaactaaatcggtatgcatgaatgcaggatgattagtcaaacaacgtctccgactctcactcgacacgtcgccacgtgttctaggtaaattaaagtctctaaaagcttaccctaaggtaaagtcgattctgcgacaaaagacacttcttcacatcaacatagtaactcatgatgatctccggatcatccgactcatctcaatccgagggtcacaactgctcaacaagcaaagagtatcacatactcggaaactaccggtttcccggacttatcc
This is a stretch of genomic DNA from Lotus japonicus ecotype B-129 chromosome 1, LjGifu_v1.2. It encodes these proteins:
- the LOC130723541 gene encoding probable 2-oxoglutarate-dependent dioxygenase AOP1, which gives rise to HESSQLPVVDFTDENMKPGTDAWLSACHVVRTALEHNGCFAARFNKVGKELRDAVISDLDELFGLPLETKSQKISEKLFHCYFGEAPLFALHESLAIDNPLSADGCRKFTNIMWPEGNDHLSERINEYSKVLGELDRLSMRMVFESYGVDMQRCDSFLESNNYLLRCLKHRAPQMDEDNVGLDSHTDLTVTSILHQLNNADGLEIKLKDGEWISVDASPSIFVVMAGDVLNVWSNGKIRPCEHRVVMNAKQTRYSMGLFSFYSKVMEIPEELVSEQHPLRYKPTFDHYDYLSFFDKLKIRETYPRIQAYCGI